In the genome of Bacteroides mediterraneensis, the window CGTCATCCGTTCAGAACACCAGACCACGGAAAACCTGAACGAACTGCGCCGCCAGATTGACGAATGTGACAACGAACTGATGGACATACTGGCCAAACGTATGCGGGTGTGCCGGGAAATCGGAACCTTCAAGAAGGAACACAACATGACCATCCTGCAGACCGGACGTTACAACGAGATTCTGGACAAGCGAGGCGCACAAGGCTCACTCTGCGGAATGGACCCCGACTTCATCAAACAGGTGTTCGAGCTGATTCACGAAGAAAGTGTCCGTCAGCAAATGGAAATCATCAACAAATAAGCACGGGAGCGAGAAATGAAGATATTGATTTTAGGAGCCGGAAAAATGGGCTCCTTCTTTACCGATGTGTTGAGTTTCGAACATGAAGTAGCCGTGTACGATGTAAATCCCCAGCGCCTGCGTTTCATGTACAACTGCTACCGTTTTACCCAACCGGATGAAATCAAAGAATTCCAGCCAGAACTGGTCATCAATGCCGCCACGGTGAAATATACCCTCGACGCATTCAACCAGGTGCTTCCGCTCCTGCCTAAAGACTGCATCATCAGCGACATTGCCTCCGTGAAAACCGGGCTGAAAGAGTTTTACGAGCACTGCGGTTTCCGTTACGTGTCCACCCACCCGATGTTCGGTCCCACGTTTGCCAACCTCGACAAACTGAGCACCGAAAACGCCATCATCATCAAGGAAGGCGACCATTTGGGCAAGATTTTCTTCAAAGACCTCTACCAGCGTCTGAAGCTGAACATCTTTGAATACACGTTCGAAGAACACGACGAAACCGTGGCCTACTCCTTGTCCATCCCGTTCGTATCGACCTTCGTGTTTGCGGCCGTCATGAAACATCAGGATGCTCCGGGTACCACCTTCAAGCGCCACATGGCCATCGCCCAAGGCGTGCTGAGCGAAGACGATTTCCTCTTGCAGGAAATCCTGTTCAATCCCCGCACGCCGGCACAAGTGGAAGGTATCCGTACGGAACTGAACGAACTGCTGGACATCATCAGCCGGAAAGATGCGGAAGGCATGCATGCCTACCTGACCAAAATCCGAAAGAACATCAAATAAACTGTCCCTTGTCCGACAGAAAAAAGGGCAGGAAGAAACCGACAAACGTTTCTTCCTGCCCTTTCTATTTCTTTCGACCGATTCTTACAGCTTGATTTTCTTCGAAACCTTCTTCGATTCATTATGCAGGCGGTCGAGTGCAGTCACCACATAACGGTACTTCGTCTTGCCGTCTTCATACGGCAGCTTATAAAATTCATCGTGTGTGATAGCCACAATGTGAGACGGGTCGTTCAAATTCACCTTCTCCTTATTATCAAAACGATACACCACATAATGATAAGCCTTATCCATCTCCTTCTTGGCTTTCGGTGCCGTCCAGAACAGAATGTAACCGTCTGCCGTCCACACCGGCTTCAGCTTGCGTACCTTTCCCGGAGCCTTGTCGTCCATGAACGGCGAGGTAGGAAGCAACGCCGGATATTTGTGGTATTCTTTCACCAGCATATCCCGGTAATGCCCCTTGTTCTCCACCACGGCCGCCGCATACCACTGGCAACTTCCCTGTACGGTCGGCAAAGAACGCTGCAGGTTGTACTTGGCCGGTATCTGGCTCTGGTTCGGATTCATCAAATCGGCCTTGGATACCGTACGCACCACATCCTGACCGATATACAACGGACGGGCAGCCGCATGACGTGCCCACCAGCGAATCAACGTCTCATAATCTGCCGCCGGGTGTCCGATTTCCCAGTAAATCTGCGGGATATTGTAGTCCACCCAACCATTGTTCACCCACAGCAGCACATCGGCATACAAGTCATCGTAGTTCTGCAATCCGTTGGTATCACTTCCATTCGGGTCATTTTTCCGGTTCCGGTAAATGCCAAACGGAGAAACCCCGAACTTTACCCACGGCTTGCATTCGCGCACCGTCTCGTGAATCTCCTTAATCAGCACGTTCACATTGTCCCGACGCCAGTCGGCCCGACGGGTAAATCCGCGGCCATACGCCGCAAAACTGGTATTATCCGGAAAATCCTCTCCCGGATTCGGATACGGATAGAAATAATCGTCCATGTGAATGGCATCCACATCGTAACGGTTCACAATGTCACGCACAATCTTGCAGATATATTTTCTGGATTCCGGCAATCCCGGGTCGAAATACAGCTGTCCGGCATACTGCACGAACCATTCCGGATGCCGGTTATAAGGATGCATCGGCGACAACGCACCCGTACCCTTCGTCTTGGCCCGATACGGATTAATCCACGCATGCAGCTCCATGTTCCGTTTGTGACATTCCTCAATCATGAACTGCAACGGGTCCCACATGGGCGAAGGCGCCTTCCCCTGCACACCGGTCAAAAAGCGGCTCCACGGTTCGTATGGCGATTTATACAATGCATCCGCTTCTGCCCTCACTTGGAAAATGATGGCATTGATGCCGGCTTTCTGCAAATTGTCCAACTGGATCACCAACACCTTTTTCATCTTCTCCGTAGGCATCCCCTGGAACTGTCCGTTTACGCACTGTATCCATGCCCCGCGGAACTCCCGCTTGGGATAACGCACCTGCGCATGCACGCTGCCTGCCCACAGACTTCCCAGCAGAAGCAGCCACATCAATAGTCTAGTCTTCATATCTGTCAATTTTATCATATTCTTTTTCCCTTTTTGGGACGATTTCCGATTAAGTCGCAAAGATAATGAATTAATGCTTTAAAAGCAGATACCGTTGAATAATTATAGCCGCAGTTCTTTCAAAATCTACCATTCACCTTCCTATCCACATCTGCCTGTCCAAATAAAAGTAATCGGACAGGCATAATTCCTCCAAATCTCCCCACATAAAGAGGAAAATTTCAGGGAAAATTCTCTGTTTCACACTGTGGGATACAAAAACCACAGTGTGGGATATATATTTCACAGTGTGGGATACAAGAACTACACAGTGGAACAGAGAAAAAACAGGGACATACAGAAAAAGAGAGAACTACCACTGAAATTATGGATTCTTATGCTATCAGTCAGAGAGGAAATATCCCATCCAACCATGTTAATGACAAATCAAAAATACGACAATTCCTATTGTGAAACAGGATATTATTCTAATTATCAAACAAATAAATACACGAATGAACAAATATAACCTTTGACATGTAAATTATTTATTATATTTTAGCAGTATTGAAAAATGCGGATAAATATTTTTGCAAAAAAATGGACACATTTTCATTTATATTGACCATATTCTTAGGCATATACGGCTTATTTTAGTTGTATTTCTGCATATTTTCAGTTATTCTACAAGACAAAAAAGCAGCCGTTTGCCGAAAGGAACTTCCTGCATTGAGCACGATGGGAATCCGCGCCATGCAAGCCAAAAGAACGCTGCCTGCCCCCCATAAGGGGATAAGATACCGCCCAGCAAACAAAAACACGAGAAATATTCACATCCCAAGTATTGCTATGCAAGGCATCAGCCGGCAGACAGGCCTTGAGCATCCATATCTACGAGGGTATACCAATAAAATTTACCACGACAATTTCGATATATGGATAAACGCCCCGCAACCGCCGACATCCATAAAAGCGGCTCATCAGAATTTGTATAACAAACGAATTTAGCATACTTTGACAAGCAATTCAAGCAAAAAAGAAGCGGTGCAACCGTATATATAGATAAAAAGACAAAATCCTCACAGGAAGATTTCCCGATTAGTTGAATCATAAAATTTGTCTATTTACATTTCGTAATTTGTCGTTTTATGAATAAAAATAATAATCCACAATTAGACAAACGAAATAAATTAAATGCGCATAACTTTACATCACGATGCTAAGGGAAGAACAAAGAAAAATCCTTTAACACCAAACGAGATAGAAATTTTATTTTTAATTAAACTTTTAAGAATTATGAAAAAGAGATTCTATGGAGCCCTCATCTTGGGAAGTTTACTTCTCACAGGAGGCATGGTAACTTCTTGTTCAGATTACGATGATGACATCAATTCTTTAAGTGGAAGAGTTGATGCCCTCGAAAAAACAGTCGCAGATCTGAAAGCAGCAATTGAAGGTGGTTCTGTAATTACAAATGTACAGAGCACAGCCAATGGTGTTACAGTAACATTAAGTGACGGTAAGACATTCGAAGTAAAGAATGGTACTAATGGAACACCAGGTACAGTTATTGACATCCAAACAGTTGATGGAGTAGAATACTGGTTCTTGGATAACAATAATACAGGATATCCCGTAAAAGGTGCAAAGGGTGATGATGGAAAAGATGGTATCTACTATGCACCTAATGCAACTACTGGAACATGGTGGAAGTATGATCCAAATGTAGAAAACGATGAAGGTACAGATACCCAGATTTCTTATGTAGCAGGAGGAACTGTAACTGCTGTATATGATAAAGAAAATGGAGTGCTTACTTTGAAGAACGTAGACGGCGTAGAAGATGGAACCCTTGTCCTTCCATTCTACACTAAAGGTTTACAGTCAATTGCTTTTATACCTGAATACTACGATACAGACATGGGTATGGGAGTAATCGATTTCTATACAATTTCAAAAAACAGTAAGGTACTTACCAGCACGAACGCTATTGTAAACTATCGTCTGAATCCTAACAATGCAAACATCAATGACGTAACATTCGATTTCATTGATAGAGTGGTTGTAACTCGTGCAGAGGATGATGCTTACCAATTATTGAGCATTGTAGGTGAACCAGAACGTCAAGCTGGTGGCGAAATTACGATAACAGCCAAATCCAATAAATCATTAGAAGACTTAAAGAGTCAATCTGAAGAAAAGAAAGCTATTGTTGCTTTGCGCGCACAGAAGACAGAAGATGGTGAAACATCTGAAATTGTATCAGACTATGCAACTGTAAATGTAGTTAACTTAACCAAGTTCGCTATCATTGACAAGGCTGACTATGCAGCAGATTCAAAAGAAGAAAACATACACTATTATGCTTCTACAGAAAATGAAGTAAAAGCGCAGTCAAGTATCGATGGTACAATTGAATACAATAGCGAAAATAAGAGTACTTCACAGCTGGATCTGTTAACATTGGTTGAAACTTATGAAACAGAAAAAGCAAAGAAAACTTTCAGTGAATTAGCCGTTGCACACACTTACAAGTTTACAGCTTTAGACTATACCCCTGTTTCTGGAGACAAAACAAACCAGAAACAGTTTATTGAATTTGTAAATGACAATACAGTACAAATCAATAAAAACTGGTTAAGCAATGGTATTGCTGCTGTAGGCAAAACCCCAATTATCAAAGTTGAAACATTGGTAGAAGGTGAAGTTGTAGCTACTGCATACATTAAATTACAGATTGTACAGAAAGATCGTACAGACAAGAACGTAGAAATCAATCTTGGAGATATTCAATACACATCAATTGATCCAAACTACGCGTATGAATTAAAGTGGGATCAAATGAATCAGGAAGTTCTTGATGAACTTGGATTGACAAATGAAACATTTGGTGAAATATACAACAGAGCTCCATTTGCAACCAGCACAGATCCTGCTATCATCGGTTATTATTGGACTCACAATGAAGAACGTGGA includes:
- a CDS encoding prephenate dehydrogenase/arogenate dehydrogenase family protein, which gives rise to MKILILGAGKMGSFFTDVLSFEHEVAVYDVNPQRLRFMYNCYRFTQPDEIKEFQPELVINAATVKYTLDAFNQVLPLLPKDCIISDIASVKTGLKEFYEHCGFRYVSTHPMFGPTFANLDKLSTENAIIIKEGDHLGKIFFKDLYQRLKLNIFEYTFEEHDETVAYSLSIPFVSTFVFAAVMKHQDAPGTTFKRHMAIAQGVLSEDDFLLQEILFNPRTPAQVEGIRTELNELLDIISRKDAEGMHAYLTKIRKNIK
- a CDS encoding glycoside hydrolase family 10 protein, whose translation is MKTRLLMWLLLLGSLWAGSVHAQVRYPKREFRGAWIQCVNGQFQGMPTEKMKKVLVIQLDNLQKAGINAIIFQVRAEADALYKSPYEPWSRFLTGVQGKAPSPMWDPLQFMIEECHKRNMELHAWINPYRAKTKGTGALSPMHPYNRHPEWFVQYAGQLYFDPGLPESRKYICKIVRDIVNRYDVDAIHMDDYFYPYPNPGEDFPDNTSFAAYGRGFTRRADWRRDNVNVLIKEIHETVRECKPWVKFGVSPFGIYRNRKNDPNGSDTNGLQNYDDLYADVLLWVNNGWVDYNIPQIYWEIGHPAADYETLIRWWARHAAARPLYIGQDVVRTVSKADLMNPNQSQIPAKYNLQRSLPTVQGSCQWYAAAVVENKGHYRDMLVKEYHKYPALLPTSPFMDDKAPGKVRKLKPVWTADGYILFWTAPKAKKEMDKAYHYVVYRFDNKEKVNLNDPSHIVAITHDEFYKLPYEDGKTKYRYVVTALDRLHNESKKVSKKIKL
- a CDS encoding PL29 family lyase N-terminal domain-containing protein, which codes for MRITLHHDAKGRTKKNPLTPNEIEILFLIKLLRIMKKRFYGALILGSLLLTGGMVTSCSDYDDDINSLSGRVDALEKTVADLKAAIEGGSVITNVQSTANGVTVTLSDGKTFEVKNGTNGTPGTVIDIQTVDGVEYWFLDNNNTGYPVKGAKGDDGKDGIYYAPNATTGTWWKYDPNVENDEGTDTQISYVAGGTVTAVYDKENGVLTLKNVDGVEDGTLVLPFYTKGLQSIAFIPEYYDTDMGMGVIDFYTISKNSKVLTSTNAIVNYRLNPNNANINDVTFDFIDRVVVTRAEDDAYQLLSIVGEPERQAGGEITITAKSNKSLEDLKSQSEEKKAIVALRAQKTEDGETSEIVSDYATVNVVNLTKFAIIDKADYAADSKEENIHYYASTENEVKAQSSIDGTIEYNSENKSTSQLDLLTLVETYETEKAKKTFSELAVAHTYKFTALDYTPVSGDKTNQKQFIEFVNDNTVQINKNWLSNGIAAVGKTPIIKVETLVEGEVVATAYIKLQIVQKDRTDKNVEINLGDIQYTSIDPNYAYELKWDQMNQEVLDELGLTNETFGEIYNRAPFATSTDPAIIGYYWTHNEERGTSICSITLNQKCKTGEQKFVITYEPKDNKAYPVINITFTYNLIHTQSLPDLNGDYQAEDGAILVKGRLDGEQWKMISEVKEHFKNYLANWNLPKYHSYPKLSIVVDGTNEKGVTLAGTDIRDQIIYLDEALTVDTKDVKVLLTSTMDNGEVCTEDYVVRFLRPYKVELGDVTLNTLTSEADTEDLRDYIVIKDIEGKVLYEKQKFTEEAISTYKLDKSGMTFKFNLIKDASFGDKLEILNDGYTISWDNGGNDLQKEKTASYKVIVTVPDIAECSDNGNIKVLPTADSK